From Methanocella paludicola SANAE, a single genomic window includes:
- a CDS encoding MBL fold metallo-hydrolase, which yields MSQLIDSRIDSNSRVFFIQGDRTAIVDTGAPGNERKILKALREAGISQGSVNLIIVTHAHWDHCGSLHALKAALKVPVMAGWPDSEYLERGENSPVSRSAAKHARYLNFEGTNVEVVVKDDISLEDYGIDARVFLTPGHTEGSISALASDGNCAVGDFLAGLYTGEPDDIKQSLKKMIEGGVRRFCPSHGQDIDAEAILRILQDS from the coding sequence ATGAGCCAGCTTATCGATTCCAGGATAGATAGTAACTCTCGTGTCTTTTTTATCCAGGGCGATCGGACTGCGATCGTCGATACTGGCGCCCCGGGTAACGAGCGGAAGATCCTGAAAGCCCTGAGAGAGGCCGGGATATCTCAGGGCAGTGTTAACCTCATTATTGTCACTCATGCCCACTGGGACCACTGCGGGAGCTTACACGCGCTAAAGGCAGCGCTGAAGGTGCCGGTCATGGCGGGCTGGCCTGACTCGGAATACCTCGAAAGAGGCGAGAATTCCCCGGTCTCGAGGTCGGCGGCAAAGCATGCCAGGTATCTGAATTTTGAAGGAACAAATGTCGAAGTAGTCGTCAAAGACGACATAAGCCTGGAAGACTATGGAATAGATGCCAGAGTATTCCTGACGCCAGGCCACACAGAGGGCTCGATCTCGGCCCTGGCGAGCGACGGTAATTGTGCTGTAGGAGATTTTCTCGCAGGCCTTTATACCGGAGAGCCAGATGACATAAAGCAAAGCCTGAAGAAAATGATAGAGGGCGGCGTGAGGCGATTCTGCCCGTCACACGGGCAGGACATTGATGCAGAGGCCATACTCAGGATATTACAGGATAGTTGA